One Paracoccus sp. TOH DNA segment encodes these proteins:
- the proS gene encoding proline--tRNA ligase codes for MRLSRYFMPVLKEDPKEAQIVSHRLMLRAGMIKQQAAGIYSWLPLGYKVLRRIEQIVHEEQARAGHIAMLMPTLQSADLWRESGRYDDYGEEMLRIKDRHKRDLLYGPTNEEMITDIFRSHVNSYKDLPLTLYHIQWKFRDEIRPRFGVMRGREFLMKDGYNFDLTKEDALHAYNRHLVSYLRSYERMGLQAIPMRADGGPIGGDYTHEFLVLAETGESEVFYDSEITDLKFGDRAIDYDDVAECQAVLEEFTSRYARTDETHDAALFEQIPEPRRRQARGIEVGQIFYFGTKYSEPMGATVVGPDGTRVPVHMGSHGIGVSRLLGAIIEASHDDKGIIWPEGVTPFHVGIVNLKQGDASTDGACEALYAELKAQGLDPLYDDRDERAGAKFATMDLIGLPWRITVGPRGLAANKVELTARRTGESVELSPQEAVARLKEIYQPVFDAAQ; via the coding sequence ATGCGTCTGTCGCGCTATTTCATGCCCGTCCTGAAGGAAGACCCCAAAGAGGCCCAGATCGTCAGCCACCGGCTGATGCTGCGGGCAGGCATGATCAAGCAACAGGCGGCCGGCATCTATTCCTGGCTGCCGCTGGGCTACAAGGTGCTCAGGCGCATCGAGCAGATCGTGCACGAGGAACAGGCCCGCGCCGGCCATATCGCCATGCTGATGCCGACCCTGCAATCGGCCGACCTGTGGCGCGAGAGCGGCCGCTATGACGACTATGGCGAGGAGATGCTGCGCATCAAGGACCGCCACAAGCGCGACCTGCTCTACGGACCCACCAATGAGGAGATGATCACCGACATCTTCCGGTCGCATGTGAACAGCTATAAAGACCTGCCGCTGACCTTGTATCACATCCAGTGGAAGTTCCGCGACGAGATCCGCCCGCGTTTCGGCGTCATGCGCGGCCGCGAATTCCTGATGAAGGACGGCTACAATTTCGACCTGACCAAGGAAGACGCGCTGCACGCCTATAACCGTCACCTGGTCAGCTACCTGCGCAGCTATGAGCGCATGGGCCTGCAGGCGATCCCGATGCGCGCCGATGGCGGGCCGATCGGCGGCGACTATACGCATGAATTCCTGGTGCTGGCCGAGACCGGCGAATCCGAGGTGTTCTACGACAGCGAGATCACCGACCTGAAATTCGGCGACCGGGCCATCGACTACGACGACGTGGCCGAGTGCCAGGCGGTGCTGGAAGAATTCACCAGCCGCTACGCCCGCACCGACGAGACCCATGACGCGGCGCTGTTCGAGCAGATCCCCGAGCCCCGCCGCCGCCAGGCGCGCGGCATCGAGGTCGGGCAGATCTTCTATTTCGGCACCAAGTATTCCGAGCCGATGGGGGCGACGGTGGTCGGCCCCGACGGCACCCGCGTGCCGGTGCACATGGGTTCGCACGGCATCGGCGTCAGCCGCCTGCTGGGCGCCATCATCGAGGCCAGCCATGACGACAAGGGCATCATCTGGCCCGAAGGCGTGACCCCCTTCCATGTCGGCATCGTCAATCTCAAGCAGGGCGATGCCTCGACCGACGGCGCCTGCGAGGCGCTTTACGCCGAGCTGAAGGCGCAGGGGCTGGACCCGCTCTATGACGACCGCGACGAGCGGGCGGGGGCGAAATTCGCCACCATGGACCTGATCGGCCTGCCCTGGCGGATCACCGTCGGCCCGCGCGGCCTGGCGGCGAACAAGGTCGAGCTGACCGCGCGCCGGACCGGCGAGTCGGTCGAGCTGTCGCCGCAGGAGGCGGTGGCGCGGCTGAAGGAGATCTACCAGCCGGTCTTCGACGCGGCGCAATGA